Proteins found in one Streptococcus criceti HS-6 genomic segment:
- a CDS encoding type II toxin-antitoxin system RelE family toxin, which translates to MAKYQVRYASTFFKAMDKLDRGTQKVIAKWIDKHLVNVDFPKAPGKYLTGNLSGYVRFRVGSYRIIAQVDDEKFIIMNVHVAKRSEVYRFKGKN; encoded by the coding sequence ATGGCTAAATATCAGGTTCGCTATGCCTCGACCTTTTTTAAGGCTATGGATAAACTGGATAGGGGAACACAGAAGGTGATTGCCAAATGGATTGATAAACATTTGGTAAACGTTGACTTTCCCAAGGCGCCAGGGAAATACCTAACAGGAAATCTTTCAGGTTATGTTCGTTTTCGTGTAGGTTCCTATCGAATCATTGCTCAGGTTGATGATGAAAAGTTTATTATTATGAATGTCCATGTAGCCAAACGATCAGAGGTTTATAGATTTAAGGGAAAAAATTAA
- a CDS encoding MFS transporter, producing MFSFLQPSPDATEKVPAEKIARSYRWHQIGVLAALCLGYIGYYIIRLIFTTEQNDIMKVYGYTTAQIGLVLSCFGVGYGISKLFMGALSDKSNTIRYLATGLIISALLNLGLGSTRNFYVMMALMLVMSIAQGMGAAACQRTIQLWWGRRWRGTIFSIWSSAHNAGAFCCVAVVQIASFLFSGSITAVFYTASVVSFLIAAFVLWAGSERPAAVGLPSIAEYTGDAVVLESGEAAADDLTDLQLWKIFVQYILKNPMVWAVTLTSMSLYIVRYGVMSWIPSYLVQSKGFEPSFSKWLVGIFELASVPGVILLGAISDSLKNRRALVCLASVIGLLICLTTYFYSKNATLIVVVLFIMGTLIYAPLTLVGLMVNEVVPKFAVGSSTGFMGFFQYIFGETLATALIGILVARFGWVASDTVLYGACILAVFLLIYIMIHEARMRKALANH from the coding sequence ATGTTTTCATTTTTGCAACCGTCACCTGATGCTACAGAAAAAGTTCCTGCTGAAAAAATAGCCCGCAGCTATCGCTGGCACCAGATTGGCGTTTTAGCCGCACTGTGCTTAGGCTATATTGGCTATTATATTATTCGTTTGATCTTCACCACCGAGCAAAATGATATTATGAAGGTCTACGGTTATACAACTGCTCAGATTGGCCTTGTTTTGTCTTGTTTTGGCGTAGGCTATGGCATTTCAAAGCTTTTTATGGGAGCCCTCAGTGATAAAAGTAATACCATCCGCTATTTAGCAACTGGATTGATCATTTCGGCTCTTCTTAATCTAGGTTTGGGGTCAACGCGCAATTTTTATGTCATGATGGCGCTCATGCTGGTGATGTCAATCGCTCAGGGCATGGGAGCAGCGGCCTGTCAGCGAACCATCCAACTTTGGTGGGGCAGGCGCTGGCGTGGAACCATTTTTTCCATCTGGTCCTCGGCTCATAACGCAGGTGCTTTTTGCTGTGTTGCAGTCGTCCAGATCGCCAGTTTCCTTTTTTCAGGCTCTATCACAGCCGTCTTTTACACAGCCTCAGTTGTTTCTTTCTTAATAGCAGCTTTTGTGCTTTGGGCTGGTTCGGAAAGACCTGCTGCGGTGGGACTTCCTTCTATTGCTGAATATACAGGTGATGCGGTTGTTTTAGAGAGCGGAGAAGCAGCTGCGGATGACTTAACAGACCTTCAGCTTTGGAAAATTTTTGTCCAATATATTTTAAAAAATCCTATGGTCTGGGCTGTAACATTAACCTCAATGTCCCTCTATATTGTTCGCTACGGCGTCATGTCTTGGATTCCTAGTTATTTGGTTCAGTCAAAGGGCTTTGAGCCTAGCTTTTCCAAATGGTTGGTTGGTATTTTTGAGTTAGCCTCTGTACCTGGTGTGATTCTCCTAGGAGCAATTTCTGATTCTCTAAAAAATCGCCGTGCCTTGGTCTGTTTAGCGAGTGTTATAGGATTACTGATTTGTTTAACGACTTATTTCTATAGTAAAAATGCTACCTTGATTGTTGTTGTTCTCTTTATTATGGGGACTCTAATTTATGCTCCCCTAACATTGGTAGGGCTGATGGTCAATGAAGTTGTGCCTAAATTTGCCGTCGGTTCCTCGACAGGCTTCATGGGCTTTTTCCAATATATATTTGGTGAAACCTTAGCAACCGCCCTGATTGGTATTTTAGTTGCGAGATTTGGCTGGGTAGCCAGTGATACTGTCCTTTACGGTGCCTGCATCTTAGCGGTATTTTTACTGATCTACATCATGATCCATGAAGCTCGAATGAGGAAAGCTTTGGCCAATCATTAG
- a CDS encoding UPF0158 family protein, whose amino-acid sequence MPLKLSDVKECLYMSDWEFQHYYDRQSDSLLLIHDHMVNGEADSDLVETVKEGTTDEYIPLPSQFDIDDYKMMADFIEQLPSGKAQESLTKAVQGRGAFRRFKDTVCLLEIEEEWYNFQEECYSKIARDWYHRYGIRVIEE is encoded by the coding sequence ATGCCTCTTAAGTTATCAGATGTTAAAGAGTGTCTTTATATGAGTGATTGGGAATTTCAACACTATTATGATAGGCAGTCTGATAGTCTTTTATTGATTCATGATCATATGGTTAATGGTGAAGCAGATTCTGATTTAGTTGAAACGGTTAAAGAAGGAACAACTGACGAGTATATTCCTTTGCCAAGCCAATTTGATATTGACGACTATAAAATGATGGCGGATTTTATTGAACAGTTGCCATCAGGGAAAGCTCAAGAATCCTTAACAAAAGCAGTACAAGGGCGTGGTGCTTTCAGGCGTTTCAAAGATACGGTATGTTTATTGGAGATTGAAGAAGAGTGGTACAACTTTCAAGAAGAATGCTATAGCAAGATTGCACGAGATTGGTATCACAGGTATGGTATTAGAGTGATTGAAGAGTGA
- the relB gene encoding type II toxin-antitoxin system RelB family antitoxin: MAVPTSVRLSDELNEKLTLWTSSHNISKSEFIAQVLAEKLEDLYDIQEADLAMQEWFDNGQVTYSHDDMMKRYG, from the coding sequence ATGGCTGTACCAACTTCAGTTCGTTTGTCGGATGAGTTAAATGAAAAACTGACTTTATGGACGAGTTCCCACAATATCAGCAAGTCCGAATTTATTGCGCAGGTTTTGGCAGAAAAATTGGAAGATCTCTATGATATCCAGGAAGCTGATTTGGCTATGCAGGAGTGGTTTGATAATGGACAAGTGACCTACTCTCATGATGACATGATGAAGCGTTATGGCTAA
- a CDS encoding SWIM zinc finger family protein, with product MTNDTMWFDQFSNKILDKGFDYYQAGCVCGLIKTSRGYRASVSGNEDYEVILEIDNDTLGQMWCDCPYALEGHNCKHMAAVLYAIGDDTEIKSSDVEETNAVSELIAQLTEEELRDALSYLCQTDQSLEMLLVTRYSNKIGQKQIAHLKAEFTFLANKYSDRYGYIDWPKGKSYKRDVVNFLNQKILNLIQKQFNREAFELLGFIFAEIDEQQIENGEIIGALFSHCSQLWEQIYHQADSDFRQEMFIWFNQYQLSHLNDSFAQECVQDFLEEHFQTPEYLEEKLWALDQVIAHLEERQADNDSRYPSYQFEDFVVKRLTLMEDLGYSQEAIESYQKDYWFIPQVRMTAAHKALSEQRLDRAVAILKESKILDSNYKGLVLRHSELLMAIYQKQGADKDYKNELIKYVFEYGEDNLDKIEKLKELSSHEEWLDYRSRLLSQMSTKGRLALLDKEGLYRQLLDAILSIPFQRHYYLDQYEQTLKNLFPIPVRDAYIKEVSKMIMSASDRKTYRLLADYLKKIATYPDGQVIGSKIVHNWKETYPRKRALLEELRQAGF from the coding sequence ATGACGAATGACACAATGTGGTTTGACCAATTTTCAAATAAGATATTGGATAAGGGATTTGATTATTATCAAGCTGGCTGTGTTTGTGGTTTGATCAAAACTTCAAGGGGGTATCGCGCCTCTGTGTCTGGGAATGAAGATTACGAAGTTATTCTAGAAATTGATAATGACACCCTGGGGCAAATGTGGTGCGACTGTCCTTATGCCTTAGAAGGGCATAATTGTAAACACATGGCTGCGGTTTTATACGCTATCGGCGATGATACTGAAATCAAGAGTTCAGACGTAGAAGAGACTAATGCTGTATCTGAACTAATTGCGCAGCTGACGGAAGAAGAGTTACGAGATGCTCTGTCTTATTTGTGTCAAACAGATCAATCACTTGAGATGCTACTTGTGACGCGCTACAGTAACAAGATTGGTCAAAAGCAGATTGCCCATTTAAAGGCCGAATTTACGTTCTTGGCTAATAAATACAGCGACCGGTATGGTTATATTGATTGGCCTAAAGGAAAAAGCTATAAACGTGATGTCGTTAACTTTCTCAACCAGAAGATTTTAAATTTGATTCAAAAACAGTTTAATAGAGAAGCATTTGAATTGCTTGGCTTTATATTTGCAGAAATTGACGAGCAACAAATTGAAAATGGTGAGATTATCGGAGCGCTTTTCAGCCATTGTTCCCAGCTTTGGGAGCAGATCTATCATCAGGCTGACAGCGATTTCAGACAGGAGATGTTCATCTGGTTTAATCAGTATCAGCTTAGCCATTTGAACGATAGTTTTGCACAAGAATGTGTTCAAGATTTTTTGGAAGAACACTTTCAGACACCAGAATATCTGGAAGAAAAACTATGGGCTCTGGATCAAGTTATTGCGCATCTGGAAGAGCGGCAGGCTGATAATGACTCACGGTATCCTTCTTATCAATTTGAGGATTTCGTGGTAAAACGCTTGACACTGATGGAGGATCTTGGTTATAGTCAAGAAGCCATTGAATCTTACCAAAAAGACTATTGGTTTATCCCACAGGTTCGTATGACAGCGGCTCATAAAGCCTTGTCTGAACAGCGATTAGATCGTGCTGTTGCCATCCTTAAAGAGAGTAAAATCTTGGACAGTAATTATAAAGGACTGGTGCTTCGTCACAGTGAGCTTCTAATGGCTATTTATCAGAAGCAAGGAGCTGATAAAGATTATAAGAATGAGCTGATAAAATATGTTTTTGAATATGGTGAGGATAACTTAGATAAGATTGAAAAATTAAAAGAGCTCTCTAGTCATGAAGAATGGCTGGATTATCGTTCACGTTTACTGTCTCAGATGAGCACAAAGGGACGTTTAGCGCTGTTAGATAAAGAAGGCTTATATCGTCAGCTGCTGGATGCCATTCTATCTATACCTTTTCAGCGACACTATTACCTTGATCAGTATGAACAAACGTTAAAAAATTTATTTCCAATCCCAGTCAGGGATGCTTACATTAAAGAGGTGTCGAAAATGATAATGTCAGCCTCTGATCGGAAGACCTATAGACTTTTGGCTGACTACTTAAAAAAGATAGCCACCTACCCTGATGGTCAAGTGATCGGCAGTAAAATAGTCCATAATTGGAAGGAGACTTATCCTCGTAAGCGTGCCCTGTTAGAAGAACTACGTCAGGCTGGGTTTTAA